GACCTCCCTCGGCCTTCGGTACGCCCCGTACGGACTGGTGTTCAAAGTGCTCGTCCGTCCCCGTCTCGCCCCTCCCAGGGAACTGGAGGACGAGGCCGCGCCCCGCTTCGCGCAGGGTGTCGGGTTCGCCTTCGCCCTCCTGGGCACCGTCGGGTACGCGACGGGGACCACTTGGCTCGGCATCGGTGCCACCGCCCTCGCGCTGGCGGCGGCGTTCCTGAACGCGGCGTTCGGGTTCTGCCTCGGCTGCGAGATGTATCCGCTCTTCCGCCGCATCACCGCGAAAGTCCGCTCCGAAGGGAAGGTTCCCGCATGAGCCGCTCAGACGTCCTGGTGGACACCGACTGGGTCGAGGCCCACCTTGACGACCCCGGGCTCGTGCTCGTCGAGGTCGACGAGGACGTGTCCGCCTACGACAAGGGCCACATCCGTGGCGCCGTGAAGATCGACTGGAAGACCGAGCTGCAGGACCCGGTCCGCCGCGACTTCGTCGACAGGACCGGCTTCGAGCAGCTGCTGTCGAGCAAGGGCATCGCGAACGACGACCTCGTCATCCTGTACGGCGGCAACAACAACTGGTTCGCCGCGTACGCGTACTGGTACTTCAAGCTGTACGGCCACGACAAGGT
The sequence above is a segment of the Actinomadura coerulea genome. Coding sequences within it:
- a CDS encoding DUF4395 domain-containing protein, with amino-acid sequence MQVDPRGPRFGASVTTVVLVVVLVTGSWALLAAQAVVFAIATSLGLRYAPYGLVFKVLVRPRLAPPRELEDEAAPRFAQGVGFAFALLGTVGYATGTTWLGIGATALALAAAFLNAAFGFCLGCEMYPLFRRITAKVRSEGKVPA